In Triticum aestivum cultivar Chinese Spring chromosome 5B, IWGSC CS RefSeq v2.1, whole genome shotgun sequence, the following proteins share a genomic window:
- the LOC123117085 gene encoding uncharacterized protein isoform X1 has protein sequence MDAGDPLLRATPLLSRASSAAATAASSAAPFCLAQPPSLPCLPPESSLFHPKNCFFFLPPRLLLAATPSLLALMEEAWPALGPTACDAAFPPPPRPPWRGARRKTVAKESSAQAVSRIVSSCANSSGLAVAAVDANAAISGGAALASTAGRLVTVLEEVCDDAARRRLALLPTPVETVDLTPEFVKRGRLFT, from the coding sequence ATGGACGCCGGAGATCCCCTGCTTCGCGCTACTCCCCTGCTCTCCCGcgcgtcctccgccgccgccacagctGCCTCCTCCGCCGCTCCCTTCTGCCTCGCGCAGCCCCCCAGCCTCCCTTGCCTGCCTCCCGAATCTTCCCTCTTTCACCCAAAAAATtgtttcttcttcctcccgccgcgTCTCCTGCTCGCGGCCACCCCCTCCCTCCTAGCGTTGATGGAAGAAGCATGGCCGGCCCTCGGCCCGACGGCCTGCGACGCGGCCTTCCcacccccgccccggcccccgtgGCGTGGGGCGCGGCGGAAGACGGTGGCCAAGGAATCGTCCGCGCAGGCGGTGAGCAGAATCGTGTCCAGCTGCGCCAACTCGAGCGGCCTGGCcgtggccgccgtcgacgccaacgcCGCCATCTCAGGCGGCGCCGCGCTCGCCTCCACTGCGGGCCGGCTGGTCACGGTGCTCGAGGAGGTGTGCGACGACGCAGCACGCCGGAGGCTCGCGCTCCTGCCCACGCCCGTCGAGACCGTCGACCTAACCCCTGAGTTCGTCAAGAGAGGTCGACTGTTTACTTAA
- the LOC123117085 gene encoding uncharacterized protein isoform X2, which produces MDAGDPLLRATPLLSRASSAAATAASSAAPFCLAQPPSLPCLPPESSLFHPKNCFFFLPPRLLLAATPSLLALMEEAWPALGPTACDAAFPPPPRPPWRGARRKTVAKESSAQAVSRIVSSCANSSGLAVAAVDANAAISGGAALASTAGRLVTVLEEVCDDAARRRLALLPTPVETVDLTPEFVKRVGPA; this is translated from the exons ATGGACGCCGGAGATCCCCTGCTTCGCGCTACTCCCCTGCTCTCCCGcgcgtcctccgccgccgccacagctGCCTCCTCCGCCGCTCCCTTCTGCCTCGCGCAGCCCCCCAGCCTCCCTTGCCTGCCTCCCGAATCTTCCCTCTTTCACCCAAAAAATtgtttcttcttcctcccgccgcgTCTCCTGCTCGCGGCCACCCCCTCCCTCCTAGCGTTGATGGAAGAAGCATGGCCGGCCCTCGGCCCGACGGCCTGCGACGCGGCCTTCCcacccccgccccggcccccgtgGCGTGGGGCGCGGCGGAAGACGGTGGCCAAGGAATCGTCCGCGCAGGCGGTGAGCAGAATCGTGTCCAGCTGCGCCAACTCGAGCGGCCTGGCcgtggccgccgtcgacgccaacgcCGCCATCTCAGGCGGCGCCGCGCTCGCCTCCACTGCGGGCCGGCTGGTCACGGTGCTCGAGGAGGTGTGCGACGACGCAGCACGCCGGAGGCTCGCGCTCCTGCCCACGCCCGTCGAGACCGTCGACCTAACCCCTGAGTTCGTCAAGAGAG TAGGGCCAGCTTGA